The nucleotide sequence GAGTCAGAACGCGCTGAGATGACGTACTCGCCGGCCTCCAGCACGTACCCGCCCCCCTCGGCCTTAAAGCCGGAGGAGTCGTAGGAGGCCAGCTCCTCCTTGGGGATCACGAAGTCGACCGCCTGGGTGGCACCGGGTTCCAGCAGGTCGGTCTTGGCGAAGTCAACCAGGTTGACGGAGGCCTTTTCGATCCCGCCGTTGGTGTACGGCGGCGTGGAGTAGAGCTGAACGACATCCTTGCCGGCCACGTCGCCGCTGTTAGTGACGGTGACCGTCACCTGTACCTCGTCCCCGTCGGCGTTAAAGGCGGTGATCTCGTGGTTGAAGTCGGTGAATGACAGCCCGTAGCCGAAGGGGTAGCGCACGGCGGCGTCGTAGTCGAAGCCCTCCACGGCGTCGTCGTAAGCGGTCTCGTAGTAGCGGTAGCCGACGTAGATACCCTCGTTGTAGCTCACGCGGCCGAGCACGCCCTGGAAGCCGGGGTCGGCTGCCGTGTACTGCTCCACCAGGTCATCGACGCCCGTGTAGGTGAAGTTGCCGAAGTTGTTGTAGGCGGGCGTGGAGGTCAGGTCGTTGATGAACATGTCCACGGTGCGACCGGAGGGGTTGACCTGGCCGGACAGGATCCGCCCCAGCGCCCCCATGGCGTTCTGCCCGGTACCAGGCGCGAGCAGCACGGACTTGATGGAGGGGTAGTCGTCCAGCCAGTCCAGCTCCATGGTGTTATTGGAGTTGATCAGGACGATCACTTGGGGGAAGTTATCGTTGACGATCTGCAGCATGTCCTTCTCGGTGCGCGAGAGCTGAAGGTAGTGCTCGCCGGACTCAAAGTCGTCGTAGTCGCCGTTATTGGTGTACTCGGAGTCAAAGTAGCGGTAGCGCTCGTTAGTTACCTCCCGCCACGGTGTTTGACATCTCGGCATAGTCGCCGTCGATGACCGCCTTCATGTCGGTGGGCAGATCCTGCCCCTCGCCGCCGGAACGGGCCAGGACAACCACGGCAGTGTCCGAGAACTCCTTGGCCTCGCTGAGCACCTCGTCGGTATAGGCGTCTGCGGTGGGCTCAGGCAGGCTCCAGTCAGTGAAGCCGATCGTGCCGGTGGTGCCCAGGGACTCACGAGTGTCCCGGTAGGCGGTGTACATCTCGGTCAACGTGTCGTTGGTGGTGTAGCCAGCATCATGCAGGGAGTCCAGGACGCCGGTGGCGCTTGACATGTCGGCCGCTCCGGAGCCGGTGCCGCCGTAGATCGGGATGGTAGAGGCCCAGCCGAATACGTTGAGGCTGGTCGTCTCGGCGGGTAGTGGCAGCAGGTTGTCATCGTTCTCGGCCAGCACGAAGCCCTCGTCACCGACGCGTCCAATGACCTCCTCAGAGGCGTCACGCGAGGCCTGCGAGACACTGCCCTGACCGTTCACGAGGATGGATACGGTCGAGTGGAGCGGACCAAATACCACCAGGTTGCCGATGAGGA is from Actinomyces sp. 432 and encodes:
- a CDS encoding glycoside hydrolase family 3 C-terminal domain-containing protein yields the protein MLELIIDFLTPILGGMGVSSADVETYVHNCAGYIYALVAIIVVAVAVAIGAHWFARRGDRHLWRWGAGLATVLSVVLIGNLVVFGPLHSTVSILVNGQGSVSQASRDASEEVIGRVGDEGFVLAENDDNLLPLPAETTSLNVFGWASTIPIYGGTGSGAADMSSATGVLDSLHDAGYTTNDTLTEMYTAYRDTRESLGTTGTIGFTDWSLPEPTADAYTDEVLSEAKEFSDTAVVVLARSGGEGQDLPTDMKAVIDGDYAEMSNTVAGGN